The following nucleotide sequence is from Nesterenkonia xinjiangensis.
CGTCGACGGTCACCTGGGCGCCGCCATCGGTGAGTTCGCTGATGACGGCGGGCACGTCGACGTCAGGTCCGGCCATGACGGTGTCGTCGGCGCCCAGCTCGGCGGCAAGGTCCAGTGCCGGCTGGCTGCGGTCCACGGCGATGACACGGGCACCCAGCGCATGTCCGATCATGACCGCGCTGAGCCCCACCCCTCCGACGCCGATCACGGCGAGCGTCTGGCCCTCGCTGAGTCCGGCGCGGCTGATGAGCCCTCGGTAGGCCGTCGCGAAGCGGCAGCCGAGGCTCGCGGCGGCCTCTGCGCTCACACTCTGCGGAACGGCGACCAGGTTGGCGTCGGCGGCATGAAGTGCCACACGTTCGGCGAACGATCCCCAGTGGGTGAAGCCGGGCTGCTCCTGGTCCGGACAGACCTGCGGCTCACCCTGAAGGCACCATCGACAGCGGCCACAGCCGCACACGAAGGGCACGGTGACGCGGTCCCCCGCCTGCCACCTCTGCACTCCAGCCCCGACAGCGGTGATGGTACCGGCGAGCTCATGGCCAGGAACATGCGGCAGCGTGATCTCCTCGTGGCCGGCCCATGCGTGCCAGTCGCTGCGGCACAGTCCGCTGGCATGGACCTCGACGACGACGCCTCCCTCGGGCGCGACGGGCTCGGGGACGTCGCGGACCTCGGGCTGAGCGCGGATGGCATCGAAGACGACTGCTCGCATGGGATCGATCATGGCACAGCGGCGCCACCGTGAAGCCCAAGCCGTCGGACTTGACCTGCCCTCAACGCCGCGCCGCCCGCGACGCCGCCGGCACCCTACTCCGCCCTGAACTGGTGGAACGCTTCGATGCCGCCGACGCCCCCGACTGAAGTCCCACGGTCTGCTCGCCCTCCGCTACCCATCCGACAAGGCAGTACCGGCAACCACGATGACACCGCCGTCATCGCCATCCGAACGGCCACCGCGACCCCACCGCTCCCAGCACATGCCCCCGCCCCACACGCTGAGGACGGCACCCACCCGGGTGTAGCCCTCAGCATGCCCACGCCACTCCGTGGCCGCTGCAGCTACGCTGTCTCCATGAGTGACGTGTCCCGCCGAACTGACATCGAGCATCTCGCGCTGCTCGCCGCTCTGCAGCGGGAGTTCCACGCGCATCTGCTCGTCGCCGACTCCGAGGCACCAGTGCCTGCCTGCGGCTGGTGGACCGTCGAGGACCTCACCGAGCACCTCTGTGACGTCTACATCTGGGCGGCAGACATGGCCCGGGGCCGGGCCGCGGCTCCTAGGGAGGAGCGCCCCGCAGAACGCCCGGACGGCCTCGCCGCGTACTATCGATCCTGCGCCGCCCATCTCCACGAGACCCTCACTCAGCTGGGCCCCGAGGCTCCCGCGCGGATCTTCGGAGGCGACGGGGCGGCGGCGTTCTGGCATCGCCGCCAGGTCCACGAGACCCTGGTCCACCTCGATGACCTCGCCGCGGCCCTCGACGCCGACCCACCACACGTGGCGGCGGAGGTCTGGGCCGACGGGATCGATGAGATCGTCACGGTCCTGTATGCCCATCAGCTGCGATTGGGACGTGCGGAGCCGCCGTCGTCTCCGGTCCTGATCACTGCGACAGACGCCGAGAGCAGCTGGACCATGCCCGCAGGCACAGAGAACCCGGCCGCGGAGATCCGCGGCCGGGCTCAGGAAATCGATCTTCTGCTGTGGGGGCGCCGTGGCCTCGCGAACTCATCCCTCGAGGTGCGGGGCGATCGCGTCCCTGTGCGGCAGCTGCTGGATCAGCCGGTCACTCCGTGACGTCGATGATGATCTTCCCGGATCCGTCACCGGACTGGTTGTGCCTCATCGCCTCGGCCGCCTGCTCCAGCGGGAAGTGCCGGTCGATCTCCACGCTCAGAGTGCCGTCTGCGACCTTCGTCAGGAGCTGTCCCAGCCTCTGCCCGTCGGGGCGCACCCACACCCAGCGACCGTCGTGCTCCTCCACCGCGGGGTCCGCGATCGACACGTGGCGACCGTCATCGGCCAGCACAGCGAGAGTCTGCTCGAGGACTCCGCCGGCGAAGTCGGCCACGGCGGTGACCCCTGTGGGCGCCAGGTCGCGGACACGCTCCTCGAGTCCGTCACCATAGCGGAGCGGCTCCACTCCCAGGGCACGGAGCTTCTCGTGGTTCCGCTCCGAGGCGGTGCCGAGGACCCGTGCACCACCGGCCGCTGCCAACTGGGCCGCGACATGACCCACCCCGCCTGAAGCGCCGTGGATCAGCAGCGTGTCGTCTCCGGACAGGTTCAGCATCTCCAGGGAGCGCAGCGCGGTGAGCCCCACCAGCGGCAGGCCTGCGGCGGCGTCGACGGAGACGCCCTCGGGGACGCGCGCCACGGAGGCGGCCGGCACCGCCACATACTGGGCGTAGGTGCCGCCGTGGACGACGTCCTTGCGCGCGTAGGACGCCACCCGGTCACCGGGAGAGAACTCCGGGACGTCCGGGCCCACGGCCTCGACCACCCCGGAGACGTCCCAGCCCGGGATCACGGGGAACACGGCGTCAAGCATGCCGTCGAGCCCTCCGGCCATGAGTTTCCAGTCCACGGGGTTGACCGCGGCACGCTCCACCGCGATGAGCACCGCGCCAGGGCCCAGCTTCGGGGTCGGCTGCTCGGTGAGATGCAGAGTGTCAGGGGATCCGTACTCGGAATAGGTCATTGCACGCATGGTGGCGGCAACCGTCACGGATCCGCACACATTCCCGGTGTTCACTCTCAGGAGAGCTGCCGAACGCCGGTTGCGACTCGAGAGAATCCGCAGGCCTTGAACAGAGCACGGTCCTGAGCGTCAGCGAAGTCGGCGAAGAGCCGGCAGTGTCCGGCCGCCCGCGCCTCCTCGGCGGCCCGCTGCACCAGCGCCTCCCCCAGCTGGTGGTGCTCAGGATCGAGGAGCAGCTCGATCAGGACGGCATCCCGATCCCCGTCGCCTACCATCCGGACGAACCCCACCAGGCGGCCGGAGATCGTCGCCGCCACCCAGCTCTCCCGCCCGTCGGCGGTGCGCGGAGACCAGGTCGAGGCGGATCCGTCGGGGTGGACCCGGGCGCGCAGGTCATCGAGCGCCTCCTCATCGAGCTCGCCGGCGACCTGCAGCTGCGGCTCCGACGCTGACGCACCGTCCCGCCGTCGACGACGGCGACCCACGCGACGCTCGGACCGGTTCCTGGCGAAGGCACCGCCCAGAGAGGCGGCGATGGTGACGAACAGCCCCACGGCCAGCATGGCGTAGAGCATGGTGAAGATCTTCGCCAGCGGGCTGCTCGGCGTCAAGTCCCCGTACCCGACGGTGAGGCCGCTGACCACGGAGAAGTACAGGGCGTCGAGGACGGTCCAGCCCTCAGTGAGCGTGTAGAAGATCGTGGCGCTGAGCACCAGCATCAGCAGGCTCAACAGCGCCCCGCGGAACACGAGGTCCTGCCACGCCGTCCGGAGAGCAGAGAGGAAACGGGTGAACATCAGCGTCAGACCGAACATGACGGCATCCTACGCCGACACCGATCACCCCGGACCGACGTTGACGCGTATGCTCGGCCCATGGAACACCTGCAGCTGAATTCTGGCACCAGCATCCCGCAGATCGGTTATGGCACCGGACGATCCTCGGACCCCGCGAGAAACGTCGCCGCTGCCCTCGAGGCGGGCTACCGGCATGTGGACACCGCCCAGATGTACGACAACGAGGCCGGCGTCGGCGAAGGAGTCCGCGCATCCGGAGTGCCGCGTGACGACGTCTTCATCACCACCAAGCTGGGCAACGGGAATCACGCGCCCGACGCCGTCGACCGCACTCTGGACGAGTCGCTGGTGCGCCTCGGCGTCGACGCGGTGGACCTGTTCCTCGTCCACTGGCCCATGCCTGGGCTGGACATCGACTACGTGGACACCTGGCGAGCCATGATCTCCGTGGCCGAGACCGGGCGGGCTCGAGCGATCGGCGTCTCGAACTTCGAATCCCACCACCTGGAGCGGATCATCGAGGCCACCGGCGTCTTCCCGGCGGTGAACCAGATCGAGATCCACCCGTACTTCGCCAACAACGAGCTGCGCCGCTGGTGCTGGAACCACGGGCTCGCCGTCGAGGCGTGGAGCCCGCTGGGCAAGGGCGACGACCTCGACGATCCAGCCGTCCAGGAGCTGGCCACGCGGCTGGGCCGCACCCCGGCCCAGGTGATCCTGCGCTGGCACCTGCAGCGCGGCGACGTGATCATCCCCAAGACCGATCACCTCGAGCGGATGGCCAGCAACCTGGAGATCCTCGACTGGCAGCTCGATGAGCACGACGCGGCAGTCCTGGACGCATTGGACCGCGGTGAGGAAGGTCGGCGCACCGCCCATCCGGACCACGCCGTTTCGACACGTTGACCGGGGTCAGTCCCCGTAGGTGATCTCCACCCGACGATTCGCCGCGAAGGTGGCGGGATCCTCCTCGTCCTCGGTGACCGCGGGTTCGGTGTCTCCGCGGCCGGCCACGTGGAGCTCAAGGTCCGGACGCTCCTGTTCGAGAACCTCGGCCACAGCCTCGGCACGGTTCTCCGAGAGCACCTGGTTGTCGAAGTCCTCCCCGGTGGGGACCGAATCGGTGTGCCCGGTGACCTGCACCTCTGCCCCGTCGGGGATCTCGGCCACCAGCTCCGCGATGCGTGCCCCTGCCCCGTCCGGCAGCTCCCAGCTGTTGATCCGGAAGAGGATGTCGGTGGACAGCGAGATCAGGTTCGCCTCCTCATCCTCCGTCCGCGGGTCACCGAGCTGTTCGATGAAGTCCTGAGGATCAAAGCGGTAGATGAACGGGCCGGCGTCATACGGCACGACGGCGTCGTCCGTCTGCAGGCCCTCGGGACGCTCCGGTGGGGCGTCGAGCCGCTCCTGATCCGGCACCGGAGCGCCGACGTGCCCCGGGGAGACCGCCCCCGTCAGGACGACGAGCAGCGCGAGCCCTGCTGCAGCGATCCCAGCCGGGGCGGTGCCGTAGGCGCTCATCGCTGGATCTCCACGCCCTCGAACTCCTGCACACCGGGTATCACGGCGACGTCGACGATGTCGACGTCGTCCACCGGAGCCGGGAAGTAGGCCCAATGGGTGACCTGCTCACCCGACTGGACCTCGACGTCGCCGATCGCTGAGGCCCACGCGCCCTGCCCGAAGGCGCCGCTGAGCCAGCCCCCGCCCTGGGCGAACTGGTTCGAGGTCTGACGAGGCACATGATAGGCGGTGAAGTTCTGGCGGTCGTTGATCACTGGGAGCAGCACCGAGCCGGCATCGTGGCCGTGGAGAGTGCGGAAGCGGTGGACCGCGTTCTCGTCCTCGTATTCGGGGATGAAGCTGACGGTGAGCAGCATGCCCTGGTCATCGACCTCCAACGAGTGCAGGCCCATGGTGATCTCGCCTTCGGCCGCATCTCCCTGGATCGGGTAGGTCACCGTGTACTGGGCGTCCGCGATGTCCAGGGACATATCCTCGCCGGCCCCCTCGGGGTCCTCGGGGTCCTCAGAAGGCTCCTCCGCAGTGTCATCTGCGCCCCCTTCGGCCTCTCCCTCGGTATCCTCCGCTGGTTCCGGGTTCGCATCGGGAGTCGCATCGTCGCCGTCGCCGTCGAGCAGACCGCAGCCGGTGAGCGCGAGGAGTCCCGCGATGCTCAGGGTGGTAAGTGCCGGTCGGATGTTCACAGGTGCCTCCAGGATGACGATCTCGAGTTTGCTATAGCAACACCCTACTGCTGTTCACAGTTGCGAACAACCCCGAGGCACAGATGTCCGAAACTTCTCCGGGTTCCATTCACCGACCACAACGATCGGGACGCTCCCACGGCCACTCGGCGATGATCCAGGACTCGAGCGCCTCGGCCAACGGCGCGTCGAGTCCGGCACGGTCGGCACGCACCCAGGACTGGACGGTGACGTCATGGCCCTCCGCTTCGGGGGGATACAGGTAGACGCACCCGATCACCTCACCCTCATCCGGGTCCATCACGGTGAACGTGAAGCCCTTGCGCGCCGTGAAGTCGGCAGCATGACGCCTCAGGTCGGCCAGGTTCGCCTCCAGCGACATCCCCTCCACGGGCGGCCAGGAGCCGTCCGGATACCCGGGAGTCGCGCGGATGTGCTCGATGCTCGAAGACCATGCCGCGTGGTCCGCCTCGTTGTGCTGCGGCCCGAGGGGTTCCAGGCGGAACGCTTCGGTGACCAGCGACGTCGGGGGCTCGAAGTCAGACGGGACGAAGTGATCGGTGGACATGGCGAAATCCTACGCGGCCCATGGATCCGGGGATGAGCCTGCAGGCTCGAGTTCCACCTGCTCGACGCTGAACGGCCAGCCGCAGAAGAAGCCGATCAGGCGAGTCCCCGCGGCGGAGAAGGCAGACTCCACATCGGAATGCCATCTGCGGACGAGCTCATCGGGCAGTCTGTGTGAGGAGGACACCGCCACGGCGACCGAGGGGACACCGATGCCGGCCAACGCTGCCAGGATCTCGCGACGCTCCTCCTCCGGCGCGGACCATTCCACCTCGGCGATGGCGATCGGAGAGGGGTAGGCGATGTCATGCTCATCGCAGGGCAGGAGCAGCAGAGTGTCCTCGGCACGCATGGACTCGCGGAGGACCAGATCGACGACGTCGACTGCGAGGCCCGGGGTCGACAGCGGAAGGTGGGTCCAGTTCTGGGGGAGATCCTCAAAGCTCATGCTCCGATACTCGCCACCCGGCAGAGCGTCACGCCACCCCGCGGATGCAACTGTGGACAACTTCTCCACAGGCGCGTCACTCAGTCCTGGTGCGCGAAGAAATGGCGCAGCACGGAGGTGAAGACCTCCGGCTGGTCCGCGTGGACCCAATGGCCGGCGTCGTTGATCCGCAACAGATGTGTCTGAGGGAACAGGGTCCGCATGGGCGACCGGTGCTCCTCGGTGATGTAGTCGGAGT
It contains:
- a CDS encoding zinc-dependent alcohol dehydrogenase family protein, giving the protein MRAVVFDAIRAQPEVRDVPEPVAPEGGVVVEVHASGLCRSDWHAWAGHEEITLPHVPGHELAGTITAVGAGVQRWQAGDRVTVPFVCGCGRCRWCLQGEPQVCPDQEQPGFTHWGSFAERVALHAADANLVAVPQSVSAEAAASLGCRFATAYRGLISRAGLSEGQTLAVIGVGGVGLSAVMIGHALGARVIAVDRSQPALDLAAELGADDTVMAGPDVDVPAVISELTDGGAQVTVDAVGTEETCADAIHSLRRRGRHVQIGLLPAIEGHPRVPMDRVIAWELDVFGSHGMAAGAYPGMLAMIAQGRLDPEQLIARTIGLEDAASALPSMETASRAGMTMIDPRR
- a CDS encoding maleylpyruvate isomerase family mycothiol-dependent enzyme, with translation MSDVSRRTDIEHLALLAALQREFHAHLLVADSEAPVPACGWWTVEDLTEHLCDVYIWAADMARGRAAAPREERPAERPDGLAAYYRSCAAHLHETLTQLGPEAPARIFGGDGAAAFWHRRQVHETLVHLDDLAAALDADPPHVAAEVWADGIDEIVTVLYAHQLRLGRAEPPSSPVLITATDAESSWTMPAGTENPAAEIRGRAQEIDLLLWGRRGLANSSLEVRGDRVPVRQLLDQPVTP
- a CDS encoding NADP-dependent oxidoreductase, which codes for MTYSEYGSPDTLHLTEQPTPKLGPGAVLIAVERAAVNPVDWKLMAGGLDGMLDAVFPVIPGWDVSGVVEAVGPDVPEFSPGDRVASYARKDVVHGGTYAQYVAVPAASVARVPEGVSVDAAAGLPLVGLTALRSLEMLNLSGDDTLLIHGASGGVGHVAAQLAAAGGARVLGTASERNHEKLRALGVEPLRYGDGLEERVRDLAPTGVTAVADFAGGVLEQTLAVLADDGRHVSIADPAVEEHDGRWVWVRPDGQRLGQLLTKVADGTLSVEIDRHFPLEQAAEAMRHNQSGDGSGKIIIDVTE
- a CDS encoding potassium channel family protein; the encoded protein is MFGLTLMFTRFLSALRTAWQDLVFRGALLSLLMLVLSATIFYTLTEGWTVLDALYFSVVSGLTVGYGDLTPSSPLAKIFTMLYAMLAVGLFVTIAASLGGAFARNRSERRVGRRRRRRDGASASEPQLQVAGELDEEALDDLRARVHPDGSASTWSPRTADGRESWVAATISGRLVGFVRMVGDGDRDAVLIELLLDPEHHQLGEALVQRAAEEARAAGHCRLFADFADAQDRALFKACGFSRVATGVRQLS
- a CDS encoding aldo/keto reductase, which translates into the protein MEHLQLNSGTSIPQIGYGTGRSSDPARNVAAALEAGYRHVDTAQMYDNEAGVGEGVRASGVPRDDVFITTKLGNGNHAPDAVDRTLDESLVRLGVDAVDLFLVHWPMPGLDIDYVDTWRAMISVAETGRARAIGVSNFESHHLERIIEATGVFPAVNQIEIHPYFANNELRRWCWNHGLAVEAWSPLGKGDDLDDPAVQELATRLGRTPAQVILRWHLQRGDVIIPKTDHLERMASNLEILDWQLDEHDAAVLDALDRGEEGRRTAHPDHAVSTR
- a CDS encoding OmpA family protein, which codes for MSAYGTAPAGIAAAGLALLVVLTGAVSPGHVGAPVPDQERLDAPPERPEGLQTDDAVVPYDAGPFIYRFDPQDFIEQLGDPRTEDEEANLISLSTDILFRINSWELPDGAGARIAELVAEIPDGAEVQVTGHTDSVPTGEDFDNQVLSENRAEAVAEVLEQERPDLELHVAGRGDTEPAVTEDEEDPATFAANRRVEITYGD
- a CDS encoding GNAT family N-acetyltransferase, producing MSTDHFVPSDFEPPTSLVTEAFRLEPLGPQHNEADHAAWSSSIEHIRATPGYPDGSWPPVEGMSLEANLADLRRHAADFTARKGFTFTVMDPDEGEVIGCVYLYPPEAEGHDVTVQSWVRADRAGLDAPLAEALESWIIAEWPWERPDRCGR